The Streptomyces liliiviolaceus sequence CTCATCCGGCCACACAGAAGTACTGACGGGTCGTCAGTAAAGTCAGCATTAGGTCAGCATCAGTACCGCCACAACCCGCTTTCAGCCGCCACGGACCGCCAAGATCCACAATCCTCGCCACACCCTTTGACCAGCAAAAACGCAGGCCGGAAGCCCGCCTGCTAAGCTCCCCAGGAGGTACAGATGAAAATGCTCATCAACGTCGCGGAGACCGTCGTGGCGGACGCGCTGCGGGGTATGGCCGCCGCGCATCCCGAGCTGACCGTGGACGTCGAGAACCGGGTGATCGTGCGGCGGGACGCGCCGGTGGCCGGGAAGGTGGGGCTCGTCTCGGGCGGCGGGTCGGGGCACGAGCCGCTGCACGGCGGATTCGTGGGTCCCGGGATGCTGTCCGCCGCCTGTCCCGGCGAGGTGTTCACCAGCCCGGTTCCGGACCAGATGGTACGGGCCGCCGCGGCCGTGGACAGCGGCGCCGGAGTGCTGTTCATCGTGAAGAACTACACCGGTGACGTCCTCAACTTCGACATGGCCGCGGAGCTGGCCGAGGACGAGGGCATCCAGATCGCCAAGGTGCTCGTCGACGACGACGTGGCGGTCACCGACAGCCTCTACACGGCCGGCCGCCGCGGCACCGGCGCGACGCTGTTCGTGGAGAAGATCGCGGGCGCCGCCGCCGAGGAGGGCCGACCGCTGGAGCGGGTCGAGGCGCTGGCCCGTCAGGTCAACGAGAACTCGCGCAGTTTCGGTGTCGCGCTCAGCGCCTGCTCCACACCCGCCAAGGGCAGCCCCACCTTCGACCTGCCTCCGGGGGAACTGGAGCTGGGCGTCGGGATCCACGGCGAGCCCGGCCGGGAGCGGCGCGCGATGATGACCTCGCGGGAGATCGCCGACTTCTCGGTGAACGCCGTCCTGGAGGACATGAACCCGCGCAACCCCGTCCTGGTCCTGGTGAACGGCATGGGCGCCACTCCCCTGCTGGAGCTGTACGGCTTCAACGCGGAGGTGCAGCGGATCCTGGTCGACCGCGGTGTCCCGGTGGCCCGCACCCTCGTCGGGAACTACGTCACCTCGCTCGACATGGCCGGCGCCTCGGTGACCCTGTGCCAGGTCGACGAGGACCTGCTGCGGCTGTGGGACGCGCCGGTGCGTACCGCGGGTCTGCGCTGGGGCATGTGAGGGGCCGCTCCCCTCCACGCCCTTCCCCGCGTGACCCCGCAACACCCTTACCACGCAAGGAGATCCAGTGCTCGACGCCGACTTCTTCCGCCGTTGGATGACGGCGACCGCCGCGTCCGTGGAACACGAGGCGGAACGGCTCACCGCCCTCGACTCGCCGATCGGCGACGCCGATCACGGCAGCAATCTGCAGCGCGGCTTCCGCGCCGTGGCGACCGCGCTGGAGAAGGAGGAGCCCGGCACCCCGGGTGCTGTCCTGATGCTCGCCGGACGCACGCTGATCTCGACGGTGGGCGGCGCCTCGGGCCCGTTGTACGGGACGCTGCTCCGGCGCACCGGCAAGGCGCTCGGTGACGCCGCCGAGGTCGACGAGGCGGAGTTCGCGCAGGCGCTGCGCACCGGCGTGGACGCCGTGGTGCAGCTCGGTGGCGCGGCGCCCGGCGACAAGACGATGATCGACGCGCTCCTGCCCGCGGTCGACGCGCTGGGGCGGTCCTTCGCCGCGGCCCGCTCCGCCGCCGAGGAGGGCGCCCTGGCGACCACGCCGTTGCAGGCGCGCAAGGGCAGGGCGAGCTATCTGGGCGAACGCAGCATCGGGCACCAGGATCCGGGTGCCACCTCCTCGGCGATCCTGATCGCGGCGCTCGCGGAGACGGCCGGTGAGTGACCTCGTGGACGGTGGGACGGTCGAAGACGAGGGCGGCGCGAAGCTCGTGGGCGTCGTGCTCGTGTCGCACAGTGCCGCGGTGGCCTCCGCGGTCGCCGAACTGGCGACGGGGCTCGCGGGCGGCGGCACGCTCGCCCCGGTCGCGGCGGCGGGCGGTGACGGGGACGGCGGCCTGGGCACCAGTTCCGAGCTGATCTCCGTCGCGGCGGCCGCCGTGGACCGCGGTGCCGGTGTGGCCGTACTGACCGATCTCGGCAGTGCGGTGCTCACGGTGAAGGCCCTGCTGGCCGAGGGCGACGAACTGCCGCCGGACACCCGGCTGGTGGACGCGCCGTTCGTCGAGGGCGCGGTGGCGGCGGTCGTCACGGCGTCCGCCGGGGCGGACCTGGCTGCGGTGGAGGCCGCGGCGGCCGAGGCGTACACGTACCGGAAGGTCTGACACCGGCGCGTACAGGGGGTGGTTCAGCTGCGGCCGACGAGTTCGCGGGCCAGCCGCTCCCCCTGGGCCGCTGCCGCCCGGGGGCTCTCGATGGGAGAGGCGCCGGAGCCCTTGAACAGGATGTAGGTGACTCCGGACGCCGCTCCGCCGCCCTTCGGGTCGGGGCGGATCCCGAGGTTTCGGGCCAGGGCGTACGAGGCCTCGCCGATGATGTCCTCGGGGCCGATGTCGCCGACGACCGCGTACCGGACACGGTCGCCGTGGATGACCGCGGCGACCGTCCCGCGCCGGACGTCGTGCTCCCGGTGGTTCCAGCGGTGGCTCGGTCCGGGCACGACCACGTACGGCAGTCGCTCGGCGCTCAGCTGGCGTCCGTCGGACTGCTGGAAGGCGGTGGTGTCGCAGAAGAGCGGGTCGGTGCGTTCGTTGCAGTGCCGGCCCGGCCTGCCGTCGCAGTCGATGTCCAGGTCGGCCTTCCAGAAGACGGCCTCCTTCCTGCCGCAGACCTCGATGTCCGCGGGCTCGCCGTCGTCGCTGCTGAAGCGGTCGTCCGAGACGGGGGCGCAGTCGCGTACGGCGGCCAGGAGTTCCGTGGCCCGGACGTTCCCCGGACGCGGTGCCTTCCGCGCGTCCGCGGCGCCGCCCGCTCGCGGGACGGTCCCCGCGCCGGGGCCGCCGTGCCCGGCCCCGGGCGGTGGGGCGGCGCCGGGGAGCACGGTGGGGGCGATCAGGGCGGCACCGGCCGCGGCCAGCATCAGTGACCGGACACGCACGATAAGAGACCCTCTCCTGAGCGGGCGCTGACGAACACTCAGCCCAATCTGGTGGGGGTCCGTCCGTGCGGCCACTGCTGGGGGGCCGTACGGTGCACGTCCGGCGGCGCGCCGGAACGTACAGGGGGATGTGTCGGGTGACGTGTCGTCGGGGGCCGGGTGGCCGGATTCGTCGATGCCTCCGGCCACCCGGCCGCCCTCGCCGGCGCGGGATCAGCGACGACAGCGTTCCGCACCGTCGGCATGAACTTCCCTGCGACATGGGTCAGTTCAGCCGTTCAGAGGATCAGCATACGTAACGAACGGCCGAAATCGCGAACGGCGGCCCTCTTGTTGTGGCCCCGCATCGGACGCCATATTGGTCCGGACCAATCTCGTTGCGGAAACGTCGAGGGAGGGCAGGGCTGTGCGAGGCGTACTCCTGCGAGCCGCCGTGGTCTGGGGCGCGCTGCTCACGACGGTGTCCTGCGGTCTGACCGGGGAGGACCCGGGCGGGGACGACCGGCCTCCCGGCGCTCCTGCCGGGGTCACCGCGGCGGCGGGCAGCGCGACCAGCGTCCATGTCATGTGGAACCGGGCCTCGGGAAAACCGGCGGTGACCCGCTATGAGG is a genomic window containing:
- the dhaK gene encoding dihydroxyacetone kinase subunit DhaK yields the protein MKMLINVAETVVADALRGMAAAHPELTVDVENRVIVRRDAPVAGKVGLVSGGGSGHEPLHGGFVGPGMLSAACPGEVFTSPVPDQMVRAAAAVDSGAGVLFIVKNYTGDVLNFDMAAELAEDEGIQIAKVLVDDDVAVTDSLYTAGRRGTGATLFVEKIAGAAAEEGRPLERVEALARQVNENSRSFGVALSACSTPAKGSPTFDLPPGELELGVGIHGEPGRERRAMMTSREIADFSVNAVLEDMNPRNPVLVLVNGMGATPLLELYGFNAEVQRILVDRGVPVARTLVGNYVTSLDMAGASVTLCQVDEDLLRLWDAPVRTAGLRWGM
- the dhaL gene encoding dihydroxyacetone kinase subunit DhaL; its protein translation is MLDADFFRRWMTATAASVEHEAERLTALDSPIGDADHGSNLQRGFRAVATALEKEEPGTPGAVLMLAGRTLISTVGGASGPLYGTLLRRTGKALGDAAEVDEAEFAQALRTGVDAVVQLGGAAPGDKTMIDALLPAVDALGRSFAAARSAAEEGALATTPLQARKGRASYLGERSIGHQDPGATSSAILIAALAETAGE
- a CDS encoding PTS sugar transporter subunit IIA domain-containing protein: MSDLVDGGTVEDEGGAKLVGVVLVSHSAAVASAVAELATGLAGGGTLAPVAAAGGDGDGGLGTSSELISVAAAAVDRGAGVAVLTDLGSAVLTVKALLAEGDELPPDTRLVDAPFVEGAVAAVVTASAGADLAAVEAAAAEAYTYRKV
- a CDS encoding glycoside hydrolase family 75 protein, which gives rise to MRVRSLMLAAAGAALIAPTVLPGAAPPPGAGHGGPGAGTVPRAGGAADARKAPRPGNVRATELLAAVRDCAPVSDDRFSSDDGEPADIEVCGRKEAVFWKADLDIDCDGRPGRHCNERTDPLFCDTTAFQQSDGRQLSAERLPYVVVPGPSHRWNHREHDVRRGTVAAVIHGDRVRYAVVGDIGPEDIIGEASYALARNLGIRPDPKGGGAASGVTYILFKGSGASPIESPRAAAAQGERLARELVGRS